The Arthrobacter sp. NicSoilC5 genome has a window encoding:
- a CDS encoding dihydrodipicolinate synthase family protein — MTSLILPSEDGGTREYRLQGATPWARPTAPLTARRAYAAAHVIPEVLADNTPGAPARLDWDATMAYRHELWSYGLGVADAMDTAQRGMGLDWAATQQLIKRTGVEAASVVSANNPATAGKSVRDLVSCGAGTDQLDLDTLPTGEAGLKAVLEAYREQIAVISEAGPKVIIMASRALAKAARGPEDYLNVYSTLLQEVDQPVILHWLGTMFDPALAGYWGSDDVATATETFLGLIRDNAAKVDGVKVSLLDAGHEVALRAALPDGVRLYTGDDFNYPELIDGDGSHHSDALLGIFAAIYPAASVALQNYDAGNPARAREILDSTRELGKHIFSAPTFYYKTGIAFMSWLNGKQPGFQMVGGLHSGRSVCHLARTFELADQAGLLKDPALAAFRMSDYLRINGVGV, encoded by the coding sequence ATGACTTCCCTTATCCTTCCCTCCGAGGACGGCGGCACCAGGGAGTACCGCCTCCAGGGCGCCACGCCGTGGGCCCGCCCCACCGCCCCGCTTACCGCCCGGCGCGCCTACGCCGCGGCCCACGTCATCCCCGAGGTCCTCGCCGACAACACTCCCGGAGCCCCGGCGCGCCTGGACTGGGACGCCACCATGGCGTACCGCCACGAGCTCTGGTCCTATGGTCTTGGCGTGGCCGACGCCATGGACACCGCCCAGCGCGGCATGGGCCTTGACTGGGCCGCCACGCAGCAGCTCATCAAGCGCACCGGCGTCGAGGCAGCATCGGTGGTCTCGGCCAACAACCCGGCCACCGCCGGCAAATCGGTCCGCGACCTCGTGTCCTGCGGTGCCGGTACCGACCAGCTGGACCTCGACACCCTGCCCACGGGTGAGGCCGGCCTGAAAGCCGTCCTCGAGGCATACCGTGAGCAGATTGCCGTGATCAGCGAGGCCGGCCCCAAGGTCATCATCATGGCCTCCCGGGCACTCGCCAAGGCAGCACGTGGGCCGGAAGACTACCTGAACGTCTACTCCACACTCCTGCAGGAGGTTGACCAGCCGGTCATCCTCCACTGGCTGGGCACCATGTTCGATCCCGCCCTGGCGGGCTACTGGGGCTCGGACGACGTCGCCACCGCCACTGAAACCTTCCTGGGCCTGATCAGGGACAACGCGGCCAAGGTGGACGGGGTCAAGGTCTCCCTGCTCGACGCCGGCCACGAGGTGGCCCTCCGTGCCGCCCTACCCGATGGCGTCCGCCTGTACACCGGGGACGACTTCAACTACCCGGAGCTCATCGACGGCGACGGCAGCCACCACTCCGACGCCCTGCTGGGCATCTTCGCGGCCATCTACCCGGCCGCTTCCGTGGCCCTGCAGAACTATGACGCCGGAAATCCGGCCAGGGCACGGGAAATTTTGGACTCCACCCGTGAACTGGGCAAGCACATTTTCAGCGCCCCGACGTTCTACTACAAGACCGGCATCGCGTTCATGTCCTGGCTCAACGGCAAGCAGCCCGGGTTCCAGATGGTCGGCGGCCTGCACTCCGGCCGCTCCGTCTGCCACCTTGCCCGGACCTTTGAGCTGGCCGACCAGGCCGGCTTGCTGAAGGACCCGGCGCTGGCCGCCTTCCGCATGTCCGATTACCTGCGGATCAACGGGGTGGGAGTATGA
- a CDS encoding Gfo/Idh/MocA family oxidoreductase, which produces MGFETKTIRIAMNGITGRMGYRQHLLRSILPIRDAGGFTLPDGTRVQVEPILVGRNEAKIRELAEKHKVSEWTTDLDAVINDPTVDVIFDASMTSLRAATLKKAMLAGKHIFTEKPTAETLEEAIELARIGKEAGVTAGVVHDKLYLPGLVKLRRLVDEGFFGRILSIRGEFGYWVFEGDIQAAQRPSWNYRKEDGGGMTTDMFCHWNYVLEGIIGQVKSVNAKTATHIPARWDEAGNEYKATADDASYGIFELETPGGDQVVGQINSSWAVRVYRDELVEFQVDGTHGSAVAGLNKCVAQQRAHTPKPVWNPDLPVTESFRDQWQEVPANAELDNGFKLQWEEFLRDVVAGREHRFGLLSAARGVQLAELGLRSNDERRTIDIPEITL; this is translated from the coding sequence ATGGGCTTCGAAACAAAGACAATCCGCATCGCCATGAACGGCATCACCGGCCGGATGGGCTACCGCCAGCACCTGCTGCGCTCCATCCTGCCCATCCGCGATGCCGGCGGCTTCACCCTCCCGGACGGCACCAGGGTCCAGGTTGAACCCATCCTGGTGGGCCGCAACGAGGCCAAGATCCGGGAACTGGCGGAAAAGCACAAGGTGTCCGAGTGGACCACGGACCTGGACGCCGTGATCAACGACCCCACGGTGGACGTCATCTTTGACGCCTCCATGACCAGCCTGCGCGCCGCAACCCTGAAGAAGGCGATGCTGGCCGGCAAGCACATCTTCACCGAGAAGCCCACGGCCGAGACCCTCGAAGAAGCCATTGAACTGGCCCGCATCGGCAAGGAGGCAGGCGTTACTGCCGGCGTCGTCCACGACAAGCTCTACCTCCCGGGCCTGGTCAAGCTCCGCCGCCTGGTGGACGAGGGCTTCTTCGGCCGCATCCTCTCCATCCGCGGCGAGTTCGGCTACTGGGTCTTCGAAGGCGACATCCAGGCCGCGCAGCGCCCGTCCTGGAACTACCGCAAGGAAGACGGCGGCGGAATGACCACGGACATGTTCTGCCACTGGAACTACGTCCTGGAGGGCATCATCGGCCAGGTCAAGAGCGTCAACGCCAAGACCGCCACCCACATCCCCGCCCGCTGGGACGAAGCCGGCAACGAGTACAAGGCCACCGCCGATGACGCCTCCTACGGCATCTTCGAACTCGAGACCCCGGGCGGCGACCAGGTGGTCGGCCAGATCAACTCCTCGTGGGCAGTGCGCGTCTACCGCGATGAACTGGTGGAATTCCAGGTGGACGGCACGCACGGTTCCGCCGTCGCAGGCCTGAACAAGTGCGTCGCCCAGCAGCGCGCCCACACCCCCAAGCCCGTGTGGAACCCGGACCTGCCCGTCACCGAATCCTTCCGCGACCAGTGGCAGGAAGTTCCCGCCAACGCTGAACTGGACAACGGCTTCAAGCTGCAGTGGGAAGAGTTCCTGCGCGACGTTGTGGCCGGCAGGGAACACCGCTTCGGCCTGCTGTCCGCCGCCCGCGGTGTCCAGCTCGCCGAACTTGGCCTCCGGTCCAATGACGAGCGCCGCACCATCGACATCCCGGAGATCACGCTCTGA
- a CDS encoding LacI family DNA-binding transcriptional regulator: protein MAASTLTEVARLAGVSPATASRVLNGSARKPGKDIAERVRQAAESLGYIPNAQAQGLAKSSSGLIGLIVHDIADPYFAAIARGVQKAAREQRKMVLLATTGGGPAEEKEAVAAFAARRADSIVIAGSRSSRDEDKDGNSELAAELDRYCRNGGQVAVVGHPVVGATAPEGYHVVKVPNQELAGRLATELAGSWDGDFVIVGGPEGLLTSDDRVRGFQEGLERAGRRPAEVLRSAFNRSGGYDAGLELAARIKAARTNAGPSGEGGGAPKLCIFAVNDVMAIGAAAALRSEGLRIPRDAAIAGFDDIETLRDFRPALSTVRLPLEDIGRVATRATQRRLAGDDGDDGDGADDASPGDITGEVTLRRSTEAAA from the coding sequence GTGGCTGCAAGTACCCTTACCGAGGTGGCCCGCCTTGCCGGCGTTTCCCCCGCCACGGCCTCCCGCGTGCTGAACGGATCCGCCCGCAAACCGGGGAAGGACATTGCCGAACGGGTCCGGCAGGCGGCTGAGTCGCTCGGCTACATCCCCAACGCACAGGCACAGGGGCTGGCGAAATCCAGTTCCGGCCTGATCGGCCTGATCGTCCATGACATTGCCGATCCCTACTTCGCGGCCATTGCCAGGGGCGTGCAGAAAGCCGCCCGGGAACAGCGGAAGATGGTACTCCTTGCCACCACCGGCGGCGGCCCCGCGGAGGAAAAGGAAGCGGTGGCTGCGTTCGCGGCGCGCCGGGCAGACTCGATCGTGATCGCCGGTTCCCGCTCAAGCCGCGACGAGGACAAGGACGGCAACAGCGAGCTGGCAGCCGAACTTGACCGGTATTGCCGCAACGGCGGCCAAGTGGCGGTGGTGGGCCACCCCGTCGTGGGTGCAACTGCTCCGGAGGGGTACCACGTGGTGAAAGTGCCCAACCAGGAGCTGGCCGGCCGGCTGGCCACCGAACTTGCGGGCAGCTGGGACGGGGACTTCGTCATTGTCGGCGGTCCCGAAGGCCTCCTGACCTCTGATGACCGGGTCCGCGGTTTCCAGGAGGGACTGGAACGGGCCGGGCGGCGGCCGGCGGAAGTGCTCCGCAGCGCGTTCAACCGGTCCGGAGGATATGACGCCGGACTTGAACTGGCCGCCCGGATCAAGGCAGCCCGGACCAACGCGGGCCCGTCCGGCGAGGGGGGCGGCGCACCCAAGCTGTGCATTTTCGCCGTCAACGACGTGATGGCCATCGGGGCCGCGGCAGCATTGCGGTCCGAGGGGCTCCGCATCCCCCGCGACGCCGCCATCGCCGGTTTCGACGATATTGAGACCCTCCGCGACTTCCGGCCGGCCCTTTCCACGGTCCGCCTGCCGCTGGAGGACATTGGGCGCGTGGCCACCCGGGCCACCCAGCGGAGGCTTGCCGGCGACGACGGCGACGACGGCGACGGCGCCGACGACGCTTCACCCGGTGACATCACAGGCGAGGTCACGCTGCGGCGCAGCACCGAAGCTGCCGCCTGA
- a CDS encoding alpha/beta hydrolase gives MAARALTAVPARPGAAGARPAILVLPGGGYARQADHEAEPVAEWLASLGIHAFVLRYRVAPDRHPAPLEDAKEAMLHIRKGQHRFAVDPERIGVLGFSAGGHLAATLSTAAATGNPDLDVPAAVPDLSVLCYPVASLTHEAHQGSVANLLGGAPPSGLLRALSPELNVTPRTPPAFLWHTADDDAVPVSNSLNYARALFAAGVPAELHVFPQGRHGLGLAADHPGPRQWTALCAAWLQRAGWTDSVHQAATAGPA, from the coding sequence ATGGCGGCGCGTGCGCTTACGGCAGTTCCCGCCCGTCCGGGGGCTGCCGGCGCCCGGCCGGCCATCCTGGTCCTGCCGGGAGGAGGATACGCCCGCCAGGCTGACCACGAAGCGGAGCCCGTTGCAGAGTGGCTGGCCTCCCTGGGAATCCACGCCTTCGTCCTCCGCTACAGGGTGGCCCCTGACCGGCACCCTGCTCCCCTGGAGGACGCAAAGGAAGCAATGCTCCACATCAGGAAGGGACAGCACCGGTTCGCCGTCGACCCGGAGCGCATCGGCGTCCTGGGCTTCTCCGCCGGCGGCCACCTGGCGGCCACCCTCAGCACGGCAGCTGCCACCGGAAACCCGGACCTGGATGTGCCCGCAGCCGTCCCCGACCTCTCGGTGCTCTGCTATCCGGTTGCATCACTGACCCACGAGGCGCACCAGGGATCGGTGGCAAACCTCCTTGGCGGCGCGCCGCCGTCGGGCCTCCTCAGGGCCCTCTCGCCGGAGCTGAACGTCACTCCCCGGACGCCGCCGGCCTTCCTCTGGCATACAGCCGATGACGACGCCGTTCCGGTGAGCAACAGCCTGAACTATGCCAGGGCGCTCTTTGCCGCCGGCGTTCCGGCGGAACTGCATGTCTTCCCGCAGGGACGGCATGGGCTGGGGCTTGCCGCGGACCACCCCGGACCACGGCAGTGGACCGCACTGTGCGCAGCCTGGCTGCAGCGTGCCGGATGGACGGACTCCGTCCACCAAGCCGCCACGGCCGGCCCCGCCTAG
- a CDS encoding aldose 1-epimerase family protein yields MPGTEVHLAHGPYSAVVTLRGGALRELRHGDRDLVVGFGPDGPVPDYRGVVCAPWPNRLADGTYSYGGKSYAAAVNEPERGAALHGLAIHRPWKVLEAAADRAVLGCRIPAGPDYPGDLELSVTYTLSADGLHGMVRAVNTGAAAAPYGVCPHPYLVAGPSPLDDWTLDLPAAAYLEVTPDRLLPVGMRQVDGDAFDFRSPRRLGPVKIDHAFTDIARDGAGLARVRVLDPLGTGVELEWGAEWPWVQVHTGDKPARPDRLGLAVEPMTCPPDALHSGTDLVHLQPGQAHSAGWTIRALG; encoded by the coding sequence ATGCCCGGAACTGAAGTCCACCTCGCCCACGGACCCTACTCCGCCGTCGTCACCCTCCGCGGCGGGGCGCTGAGGGAACTCCGCCACGGGGACAGGGACTTGGTGGTGGGCTTTGGCCCCGACGGACCCGTACCCGACTACCGCGGCGTGGTCTGCGCGCCCTGGCCCAACCGCCTCGCGGACGGCACCTACTCGTATGGGGGCAAGTCCTATGCCGCTGCCGTCAACGAACCGGAACGCGGCGCTGCCCTGCATGGCCTTGCCATCCACAGGCCATGGAAGGTGCTGGAAGCGGCCGCGGACCGCGCCGTCCTGGGTTGCCGCATTCCGGCCGGCCCGGATTACCCGGGGGACCTGGAGTTGTCGGTGACCTATACGCTCTCCGCCGACGGGCTCCATGGCATGGTGCGGGCGGTCAACACCGGTGCCGCTGCCGCCCCGTACGGGGTGTGCCCCCATCCCTACCTGGTGGCCGGTCCGTCCCCGCTGGATGACTGGACGCTGGATCTGCCGGCCGCTGCCTACCTGGAGGTGACCCCTGACCGGCTGCTGCCGGTGGGCATGCGGCAGGTGGACGGGGATGCCTTCGACTTCCGTTCGCCGCGGCGTCTGGGGCCGGTGAAGATCGACCACGCCTTCACGGACATCGCCCGGGACGGTGCGGGCCTGGCCCGGGTGCGGGTACTGGACCCATTGGGTACAGGTGTGGAACTCGAATGGGGCGCCGAATGGCCCTGGGTCCAGGTGCACACCGGCGACAAGCCCGCCCGCCCGGACCGGCTGGGCCTGGCTGTTGAACCCATGACGTGTCCGCCTGATGCCCTGCATTCAGGCACGGACCTGGTGCACCTGCAGCCCGGCCAGGCCCACTCGGCGGGCTGGACCATCCGCGCTCTGGGCTAG
- a CDS encoding DNA alkylation repair protein, which translates to MDTAADQDLIASVRGALHGLADPVRAAGAQAYMKSELPSLGVRVPEVRRIAKRAAREHPPVSAGQLRATVLDLWRTSTFREEKYAAIDLTAHRLVASDLDMLPVYAEMIRTGAWWDFADGVSGRICTLLQAHPREMSGLLLRWSKDPDLWIRRAAITSQLRAGKATDTRLLAAIIEPNLADREFFIRKAIGWALREYAKTAPEWVEAFVSRNKDAMSPLSRREALRRISAGAAQQ; encoded by the coding sequence ATGGATACCGCCGCCGACCAGGACCTCATCGCCTCCGTCAGGGGTGCACTCCACGGGCTGGCCGACCCTGTCCGGGCTGCGGGAGCGCAGGCCTACATGAAGTCCGAGCTCCCCTCGCTCGGCGTACGGGTTCCCGAGGTGCGGCGCATCGCGAAGCGGGCTGCCCGGGAGCATCCGCCGGTTTCCGCCGGGCAGCTGCGCGCCACCGTGCTGGACCTGTGGCGCACCTCCACGTTCCGGGAGGAGAAGTACGCGGCCATCGACCTGACAGCACACCGGCTGGTGGCCTCCGACCTGGACATGCTTCCTGTGTACGCAGAAATGATCCGGACAGGCGCATGGTGGGACTTTGCCGATGGCGTGTCCGGCCGGATCTGCACCCTGCTGCAGGCGCACCCCCGGGAGATGTCGGGTCTCCTGCTGCGGTGGAGCAAGGACCCCGACCTTTGGATCCGCAGGGCCGCCATCACGTCGCAGCTGCGCGCCGGGAAGGCCACCGACACGCGACTGCTCGCCGCCATCATCGAGCCGAACCTGGCGGACCGGGAGTTCTTTATCCGCAAGGCCATCGGCTGGGCGCTGCGCGAGTACGCCAAGACCGCACCGGAGTGGGTGGAGGCGTTCGTTTCCCGCAACAAGGACGCCATGAGTCCGTTGTCGCGGCGGGAGGCCCTGCGCAGGATCAGCGCCGGGGCCGCACAGCAATAG
- the mptB gene encoding polyprenol phosphomannose-dependent alpha 1,6 mannosyltransferase MptB, whose amino-acid sequence MTAPVPATGEMAAAGIAGTGSAEVDNPRSPLLAGFLGSMFMMIGSIGVGWLAPVSELRRMPVFIWMRTEAPGVALSIVLVAIGGMLLVRAWLRLGQKVRVWGEQARRATLSAVVAWGLPMMFSVPLFSRDVYAYIGQGRLMVEGFNPYENGISALSNYFQLGADKMWTEAPVPYGQLFLWIEQFVVWVTNVQPEACVMLFRLVALAGVVLCVVYVPRLAELHGVNPHRALWLTVANPLFLTNFIASVHNDSLMIGLALAGLYHSATRRQVRGIALVTLSIAVKPITIVFLPFIGLLWAGRNAGWLRKVAFWALTAGLSLALLTALSMVNGFGFGWINGLSAPGSISIWYAPVGLIGMVVGSLATAFGFDGSVPAGWVFDAGKLLAVGIVAWQIFKGDYDRLMRRLTLALAAVVLLAPIIQAWYVVWLIPLFAVTGIRNDWQVKALYFVVSFFMIYAISDQLDVFPYLQTQDLGFALALARVAAALTALLFALYLIFWDPGTRRLFRKSHQPVVERPVI is encoded by the coding sequence ATGACGGCGCCTGTGCCCGCAACGGGGGAGATGGCGGCGGCCGGTATTGCCGGAACGGGCAGTGCCGAGGTGGACAATCCGCGCTCACCCCTGCTTGCCGGTTTCCTGGGCTCCATGTTCATGATGATTGGCTCCATTGGCGTCGGCTGGCTGGCCCCGGTCTCGGAACTGCGGCGGATGCCCGTGTTCATCTGGATGCGGACGGAGGCTCCCGGCGTGGCGCTGTCCATCGTCCTGGTGGCCATCGGCGGCATGCTGCTGGTGCGTGCCTGGCTGCGGCTGGGCCAGAAAGTCCGGGTGTGGGGTGAACAGGCACGGCGGGCAACCCTGTCCGCGGTGGTGGCATGGGGTCTTCCCATGATGTTCAGCGTGCCGCTGTTCAGCCGCGACGTGTATGCGTACATCGGGCAGGGGCGCCTGATGGTGGAGGGCTTCAATCCGTACGAAAACGGCATTTCCGCGCTGTCCAACTACTTCCAGCTCGGCGCCGACAAAATGTGGACCGAGGCGCCGGTTCCCTATGGCCAGCTGTTCCTGTGGATCGAGCAGTTCGTCGTCTGGGTGACCAACGTCCAGCCGGAGGCGTGCGTCATGCTCTTCCGGCTGGTGGCGCTGGCCGGTGTGGTGCTCTGCGTCGTCTACGTGCCCCGGCTCGCCGAACTGCACGGCGTGAACCCGCACCGCGCTCTCTGGCTGACCGTGGCCAACCCGCTCTTCCTGACCAATTTCATTGCCAGTGTCCACAACGACTCCCTGATGATCGGGCTCGCCCTGGCAGGCTTGTACCACTCCGCGACCCGGCGCCAGGTCCGTGGCATCGCCTTGGTGACCCTCTCCATCGCGGTGAAGCCCATCACCATTGTCTTCCTGCCCTTCATCGGCCTCCTGTGGGCAGGCCGGAACGCGGGCTGGCTCCGGAAAGTGGCGTTTTGGGCCCTGACGGCCGGCCTGAGCCTGGCGCTGTTGACCGCCTTGAGCATGGTCAACGGGTTCGGCTTCGGCTGGATCAACGGCCTGTCCGCGCCGGGCAGCATTTCGATCTGGTACGCCCCGGTGGGCTTGATTGGCATGGTGGTCGGATCCCTGGCCACCGCTTTCGGCTTTGACGGTTCGGTCCCCGCGGGCTGGGTATTCGACGCCGGCAAGCTGCTGGCCGTGGGCATCGTCGCCTGGCAGATCTTCAAGGGTGACTACGACCGCCTGATGCGCCGCCTCACGCTCGCCCTGGCGGCCGTGGTCCTGCTGGCCCCGATCATCCAGGCCTGGTACGTCGTCTGGCTCATACCGCTCTTTGCCGTGACCGGCATCAGGAACGACTGGCAGGTCAAGGCCCTGTACTTCGTGGTGTCCTTCTTCATGATCTACGCGATTTCGGACCAGTTGGACGTTTTCCCGTACCTCCAGACCCAGGACCTCGGCTTCGCCCTCGCCCTGGCCCGCGTTGCCGCGGCGCTGACCGCCCTGCTCTTTGCCCTGTACCTGATCTTCTGGGACCCCGGCACCCGCAGGCTGTTCCGCAAATCGCACCAGCCCGTCGTCGAACGTCCCGTGATCTAG
- the orn gene encoding oligoribonuclease — translation MPISNERIVWIDCEMTGLDIKNDALIEVAALVTDSELNILGEGVDVVIKPDDAAVAQMSDFVRDMHTKSGLLAELPHGKTMAEAEAAVMEYISTWVPDPRKAPLGGNSVGTDRVFLSRDMPAVVEHLHYRVIDVSTIKELSRRWYARAYFQSPAKKGGHRALGDIKDSIDELRYYREAVFVPAPGPDSATAQKIARGITNGDAGNQSAE, via the coding sequence GTGCCTATATCTAACGAACGAATCGTCTGGATCGACTGCGAAATGACCGGCCTGGACATCAAGAACGACGCCCTGATCGAGGTGGCAGCACTGGTCACCGACTCGGAGCTCAACATCCTTGGTGAGGGCGTCGACGTCGTCATCAAACCCGACGATGCCGCAGTGGCCCAGATGTCCGACTTCGTCCGGGACATGCACACCAAGTCCGGGCTGCTGGCGGAGCTGCCGCACGGCAAGACGATGGCAGAAGCAGAGGCCGCGGTCATGGAGTACATCTCCACGTGGGTCCCGGATCCGCGCAAAGCACCTCTGGGCGGCAACTCCGTGGGAACCGACCGGGTGTTCCTGTCCCGCGACATGCCTGCCGTGGTGGAGCACCTGCATTACCGGGTCATTGACGTCAGCACCATCAAAGAGCTCTCGCGCCGTTGGTACGCCCGGGCGTACTTCCAGTCGCCGGCGAAGAAGGGTGGCCACCGCGCGCTGGGAGACATCAAGGACTCCATCGACGAGCTCCGCTACTACCGCGAGGCAGTGTTCGTCCCCGCCCCCGGGCCGGACAGCGCCACCGCCCAGAAGATTGCCAGGGGAATCACCAACGGGGACGCCGGGAACCAGTCCGCGGAGTAA
- the def gene encoding peptide deformylase, protein MTVLPITIWGEPVLHRRAAEVEVFDDELRTLIADMFETNDAANGVGLAAPQIGVGKRIFVYKYANDDGAPPTGVLVNPVLTLSKVSGAAPDPDEEEEGCLSFPGEQYPLKRAEWARVEGFDGFGEPVRFEATGWFARVIQHEYDHLDGKLYVNRLLDRYSRKAMKQAKKNGWGVPGLTWMPGVDPDPFGH, encoded by the coding sequence ATGACCGTTCTGCCGATCACCATCTGGGGCGAGCCTGTCCTGCACCGCCGCGCCGCCGAGGTGGAGGTCTTCGACGACGAACTGCGCACCCTGATTGCCGACATGTTCGAAACCAACGACGCCGCCAACGGGGTGGGCCTGGCCGCCCCGCAGATCGGCGTCGGCAAGCGGATCTTCGTTTACAAGTACGCCAATGACGACGGCGCTCCCCCAACCGGCGTCCTGGTGAATCCCGTCCTGACCCTGTCCAAGGTCTCAGGTGCTGCTCCCGATCCCGACGAAGAGGAAGAGGGCTGCCTGTCCTTCCCGGGCGAACAGTATCCGCTCAAGCGGGCCGAATGGGCCCGGGTGGAGGGCTTTGACGGGTTCGGGGAACCGGTCCGCTTCGAGGCCACAGGCTGGTTTGCCAGGGTCATCCAGCACGAGTATGACCACCTGGACGGCAAGCTGTACGTCAACCGGCTGTTGGACCGGTATTCCCGCAAGGCCATGAAGCAGGCCAAGAAGAACGGCTGGGGCGTGCCGGGGCTGACCTGGATGCCCGGCGTTGACCCGGATCCCTTCGGACACTGA
- a CDS encoding HNH endonuclease family protein, which yields MTVSWSAYRRARRRSRQAWALLVTAAVSILAALFWFFTAGQFAAAGPATEGPTEAPVFDPAWMKPVQEPNPVPAGSALAALDGLAVKGRAPSTDYSRDAFGQAWLDVDRNGCDTRNDILRRDLADVVFSEGSSCKVTSGHFREPYTGQDIDFRRGSDSSRAVQIDHVVALGDAWQKGAQRLAPKERQSLANDPLNLIAADGAANQQKSAGDAATWLPKNTAIRCHYVARQISVKAAYGLWVTAAEKDAMKRVLASCPQQQTITAG from the coding sequence GTGACCGTCAGCTGGTCCGCCTACCGCCGCGCACGCCGCCGTTCCCGGCAGGCCTGGGCGCTTCTGGTGACGGCCGCGGTCTCCATCCTTGCCGCACTGTTCTGGTTCTTCACCGCCGGACAGTTCGCGGCAGCCGGGCCCGCCACGGAGGGGCCCACGGAGGCGCCGGTCTTCGACCCCGCCTGGATGAAGCCCGTCCAGGAACCCAACCCGGTGCCGGCCGGCAGCGCCCTCGCAGCCCTTGACGGCCTGGCTGTCAAAGGGCGGGCGCCCAGCACCGACTACAGCCGGGACGCCTTTGGCCAGGCCTGGCTCGATGTGGACCGCAACGGCTGCGACACCCGCAATGACATTCTTCGCCGGGACCTCGCCGATGTTGTGTTCTCGGAGGGTTCCTCCTGCAAGGTGACGTCCGGGCATTTCCGGGAACCCTACACGGGGCAGGATATTGATTTCCGGCGCGGTTCGGACAGCAGCCGCGCGGTCCAGATCGACCACGTCGTCGCCCTGGGTGATGCCTGGCAAAAGGGCGCCCAGCGTTTGGCGCCGAAGGAACGCCAGAGCCTGGCAAACGATCCCCTGAACCTCATCGCGGCGGACGGCGCCGCCAATCAGCAAAAAAGCGCGGGGGACGCCGCTACCTGGCTGCCCAAAAACACGGCAATCCGCTGCCATTACGTGGCCCGGCAGATTTCCGTGAAGGCCGCGTACGGGCTGTGGGTAACGGCAGCGGAAAAGGACGCCATGAAGCGGGTCCTGGCCTCCTGCCCCCAGCAGCAGACCATTACGGCAGGCTGA